One window of the Trifolium pratense cultivar HEN17-A07 linkage group LG2, ARS_RC_1.1, whole genome shotgun sequence genome contains the following:
- the LOC123908963 gene encoding LOW QUALITY PROTEIN: growth-regulating factor 7 (The sequence of the model RefSeq protein was modified relative to this genomic sequence to represent the inferred CDS: deleted 1 base in 1 codon), which produces MMLQHQNHHHRLFSSDHDDSSAIPDGYGPTSYIMSFGGDSDSSALDATTIDNSGVPLTLQPFHNISATTALKPSVTAVGMAASSGSPFTYSQWKELERQAMIYKYLVASLPVPTELLSLDPSFNKKSSSRNKSNNDPEEGRCRRTDGKKWRCSREVAPNNKYCERHMHRGRSRPRSRKHVELHTNDNSHNQIKKTVAMPNSIIRTYGGSSSHFHASTCFQPYQQTFLCLENNGFVIKTQSFDFSNKQPRGLEWMQNGDPIYLGASNSGWHSLMHNNRLGLTNESSYQNNTEFQYMNSFPLYTTSELSQQEKPFSLFFNSLTVPMQILQYEKPRDFSFIDAWSNAETVENNANTNHNVSATSIGNFSLSSLDLPMGGPLGEVLRQSSVTSISDATNSNPCSPVGINHVESIETSATGMFSSPSGVLHLSDSSGNSTPTIASSRVNSEIALLKYFNQMS; this is translated from the exons ATGATGTTGCAGCACCAGAATCATCACCACCGTTTATTTTCCTCTGATCATGATGATTCTTCTGCTATTCCTGATGGTTATGGTCCCACAAGCTACATCATGTCTTTTGGCGGTGATTCTGATTCCTCTGCTCTAGATGCTACCACCATTGATAATAGCGGTGTACCTTTAACTTTGCAGCCTTTCCACAACATTTCTGCTACCACAGCTCTCAAACCCTCAG TTACAGCAGTTGGAATGGCGGCTTCATCAGGATCCCCTTTTACATATTCACAATGGAAAGAGCTTGAAAGACAAGCTATGATTTACAAGTATTTGGTGGCTTCTCTTCCTGTTCCTACTGAACTTCTCTCAT TGGATCCTAGTTTCAATAAGAAGTCATCATCAAGAAATAAAAGTAATAATGATCCAGAAGAAGGTAGATGCAGAAGAACAGATGGTAAAAAATGGAGATGTTCAAGAGAAGTGGCTCCTAATAACAAGTATTGCGAAAGACATATGCATAGAGGTCGTTCTCGTCCCCGTTCAAGAAAGCATGTGGAACTTCACACCAATGACAATAgtcataatcaaataaaaaagacTGTGGCTATGCCTAATTCAATTATAAGGACATATGGTGGATCTTCATCACATTTTCATGCTTCCACTTGTTTTCAACCTTATCAACAAACTTTCCTTTGTTTGGAGAATAATGGCTTTGTGATCAAAACTCAAAGTTTTGACTTTTCAAATAAGCAGCCAAG GGGCTTGGAGTGGATGCAAAATGGAGATCCAATATATCTTGGTGCTTCTAACTCAGGATGGCACTCTCTGATGCATAACAACAGACTTGGATTAACCAATGAAAGTTCCTATCAAAATAACACTGAATTTCAGTATATGAATTCATTTCCACTATATACTACTTCTGAACTTTCTCAACAAGAAAAAcccttttctctcttctttaaTTCCCTTACTGTTCCAATGCAAATTCTCCAATATGAGAAACCAAGAGATTTTAGTTTCATTGATGCATGGTCTAATGCAGAAACAGTGGAAAACAATGCTAACACCAACCACAATGTTTCTGCCACATCAATTGGTAACTTCTCTCTTTCATCTCTTGATTTACCAATGGGAGGTCCATTAGGTGAAGTTTTGAGGCAAAGCAGTGTAACTTCCATCAGTGATGCAACAAACTCTAATCCATGTTCACCTGTTGGAATAAACCATGTTGAATCTATTGAAACTTCAGCAACAGGAATGTTTTCATCTCCTTCTGGTGTTTTGCATCTTTCTGATAGTAGTGGTAATAGTACACCTACTATTGCTTCATCA AGGGTCAATTCTGAAATTGCCTTACTCAAATACTTCAATCAAATGTCTTAA
- the LOC123906259 gene encoding LRR receptor-like serine/threonine-protein kinase EFR has product MIHIRLILLLCLLLHNFHVIISNNSTTDKDILISFKLQVTDPNNALSSWGQDSSHCSWYGVNCSKVDERVQSLNLSGLRLSGKLPSDLSNLTYLHTLDLSNNSFDGQIPFQFSHLSLLSVIQLPYNNLSGTLPPQLGQLHNLQILDFSVNNLTGKIPSTFGNLFSLKNLSLARNMFFGEIPSELGNLHNLSRLRLSQNNFTGEIPTSFFFNLSSLDFLSLTKNNLSGILPQRFGDAFPNLRTLTLATNRFEGVIPNSISNSSHLKIIDLANNRFHGPIPLFTNLKNLTYLILSNNLLTSTTSLNFQFFDSLRNSTQLEILMVNHNNLAGELPNSVAYLSSNLQQFLVGHNKLTGTIPQGMKKFQNLTSLSFEHNYFTGELPLELGTLKKLVQLLIYQNRLSGEIPDIFGNFTNLFILALGNNRFSGRIPTSIGQCERLNILDLEMNNLVGVIPMEIFQLSGLTALYLHGNSLNGSLPPVSDMEQLEMMYVSNNMLSGNIPEIKASGLKILLMERNKFSGSIPNSLGDLVSLETLDLSSNNLTGSIPESLENLKYMVSLNFSFNKLEGEVPMKGVFMNLSQVDLQGNNKLCGLNNQVMHKLGVNLCVAGKKKKKSILLPIILGIIGATVLFVSMIYLLWRLMSLKKKHKKEIRTLSSTPLKGLPQNISYGDIRLATNNFSAANLVGKGGFGSVYKGVFDISSYESQTTTLAVKVLDLQQSKASQCFSAECEALKNVRHRNLVKVITSCSSTDYKGDDFKALVMQFMPNGNLEMSLYPEDLESGYSLTLLQRLNIAIDVASAMDYLHNDCDPPIVHCDLKPANVLLDENMVAHVADFGLARFISQNPSEKHSSTLELKGSIGYIAPEYGLGGKASTSGDVYSFGILLLEMFVAKKPTDEMFKEGLSMNKFVLDMDDKKLLKVVDQRLINQFEYSTQNFSSDCHSSSASVDNSYSDSIPDWMHKADKCIAASMRVGLSCASHHPKDRWTMREALSKLHGIKQSILGL; this is encoded by the exons ATGATCCATATAAGACTTATTTTGCTCCTATGTTTACTTCTTCATAATTTTCATGTCATCATTTCCAACAATAGCACCACAGACAAAGATATCCTTATATCTTTCAAATTACAAGTAACTGATCCAAACAATGCTCTATCCAGTTGGGGACAAGATTCTAGTCACTGTTCCTGGTATGGTGTCAACTGTTCCAAAGTTGATGAAAGAGTTCAATCTCTAAACTTATCAGGACTTAGACTTTCTGGTAAACTACCTTCTGACCTCTCCAACCTCACTTATCTTCATACACTTGACCTTTCCAATAACAGTTTTGATGGCCAAATTCCCTTCCAATTTTCTCATCTTTCACTCCTTAGTGTCATTCAATTACCTTACAACAATCTCTCTGGTACACTTCCACCTCAATTGGGTCAACTTCATAATCTACAAATTTTGGACTTTTCTGTCAATAATCTAACAGGTAAAATTCCATCAACTTTTGGTAATCTTTTTTCTCTTAAGAATCTTTCATTGGCAAGAAACATGTTTTTTGGTGAGATTCCAAGTGAATTAGGCAATCTCCACAATCTTTCAAGACTACGACTCTCACAGAACAATTTCACCGGTGAGATTCCtacttctttcttcttcaatctcTCTTCCTTGGACTTCTTATCCTTAACAAAGAACAACTTATCAGGCATTTTGCCACAAAGATTCGGTGACGCCTTTCCGAATTTAAGGACACTTACTTTGGCAACTAATAGATTTGAAGGGGTGATTCCTAATTCCATATCCAATTCATCACATCTTAAAATTATTGATCTTGCTAACAATAGATTTCATGGGCCAATACCCCTTTTTACCAACTTGAAAAATCTCACTTATTTGATTCTTAGTAATAATTTGCTCACTTCCACCACATCATTGAATTTTCAATTCTTTGATTCTCTAAGAAACTCCACTCAGTTGGAAATTCTTATGGTCAATCATAACAACTTGGCTGGTGAACTTCCAAATTCTGTTGCTTATCTTTCAAGCAATCTACAACAGTTCCTTGTTGGGCATAATAAGCTAACTGGAACTATTCCTCAGGgaatgaaaaaatttcaaaatctcACATCCTTATCTTTTGAACATAATTATTTCACCGGCGAGTTACCATTAGAATTAGGAACACTCAAGAAATTGGTGCAGCTAttgatataccaaaatagattGTCTGGTGAAATTCCAGACATATTTGGCAATTTTACAAATCTGTTTATTCTTGCATTAGGAAACAACCGGTTCTCAGGTAGAATTCCCACAAGTATCGGACAATGTGAGAGATTGAATATACTTGACTTAGAAATGAATAATCTTGTTGGTGTCATACCAATGGAGATTTTTCAACTCTCTGGCTTGACAGCTTTGTACTTACATGGAAATTCTTTGAACGGTTCTCTTCCTCCTGTATCCGACATGGAGCAGCTAGAGATGATGTATGTTTCGAACAACATGCTGTCGGGGAATATTCCTGAAATCAAAGCAAGTGGCTTGAAGATACTTTTGATGGAAAGAAACAAATTTAGTGGCTCAATTCCAAATAGTCTAGGGGATTTAGTATCCCTTGAAACACTGGATTTATCATCAAACAATCTCACTGGTTCAATTCCTGAGAGTTTAGAAAATCTCAAATATATGGTCAGCTTAAATTTCTCTTTCAACAAATTGGAAGGAGAGGTTCCTATGAAAGGTGTTTTCATGAACCTAAGCCAGGTTGATCTCCAAGGTAACAACAAACTATGTGGCCTTAACAATCAAGTTATGCATAAGTTGGGAGTTAATTTGTGTGTTGCAggtaagaaaaagaagaaaagcatTTTACTTCCTATCATACTAGGGATCATAGGCGCGACTGTTTTGTTCGTGTCAATGATCTATCTACTGTGGCGGCTAATGTCCTTAAAGAAGAAACACAAGAAGGAGATAAGAACTTTGTCATCAACTCCTCTAAAGGGGCTGCCTCAAAATATATCCTATGGTGATATTAGGCTTGCTACAAACAATTTTTCAGCTGCAAATTTAGTTGGAAAAGGAGGCTTTGGCTCTGTTTACAAGGGTGTGTTCGACATCAGCAGTTATGAAAGTCAAACCACAACGCTTGCTGTTAAAGTTCTTGACTTGCAACAAAGCAAAGCCTCTCAGTGTTTTAGTGCAGAATGTGAAGCTTTGAAAAATGTTAGGCATCGGAATCTGGTCAAGGTGATCACTTCTTGCTCCAGTACTGATTACAAGGGGGATGATTTTAAGGCTCTTGTGATGCAATTCATGCCGAATGGTAATTTGGAGATGAGTTTATACCCAGAAGATCTTGAGTCAGGATATTCGCTGACCTTGTTGCAAAGGTTAAACATTGCCATTGATGTTGCATCTGCCATGGACTACTTGCACAATGACTGTGATCCACCAATAGTCCATTGTGATCTGAAACCTGCCAATGTCCTATTAGATGAAAATATGGTTGCACATGTGGCAGATTTTGGATTGGCAAGGTttatctctcaaaatccatcaGAAAAACATAGCAGCACTCTTGAATTGAAGGGATCGATCGGCTATATCGCCCCAG AATATGGTCTTGGTGGAAAGGCTTCAACTAGTGGTGATGTATACAGTTTTGGAATCCTACTTCTAGAGATGTTCGTAGCCAAAAAACCAACTGATGAAATGTTCAAAGAAGGATTAAGCATGAACAAATTTGTATTAGACATGGATGACAAGAAATTACTTAAGGTTGTTGATCAAAGACTTATCAACCAATTTGAGTATTCAACACAAAATTTCAGCAGTGATTGTCATAGTAGTAGTGCGTCTGTCGACAACAGTTACAGTGACAGTATTCCAGATTGGATGCACAAAGCTGATAAGTGTATAGCTGCTTCAATGAGAGTTGGCTTATCATGTGCATCACATCATCCTAAAGATCGGTGGACAATGAGAGAAGCCTTATCAAAATTGCATGGAATTAAGCAGTCTATACTAGGCTTGTGA
- the LOC123909179 gene encoding probable galacturonosyltransferase-like 3 — translation MSPTLTRYLAFFIFSAALFSFSSAELLQLFREAPAFRNGRECPPSETSSVIHIAMTLDATYLRGSIAGVFSVLQHASCPENVVFHFVTTTHRRRQELRRIIISTFPYLNFHIYHFDSNLVRGKISYSIRRALDQPLNYARMYLADLVPATAQRIIYFDSDLIVVDDVAKLWSIDLGDHVLGAPEYCHANFTNYFTHRFWSNPTYAASFKGRDACYFNTGVMVIDLWKWREGRYTEKLENWMRIQKRSRIYELGSLPPFLLVFAGNVERVEHRWNQHGLGGDNVEGLCRDLHPGPVSLLHWSGKGKPWLRIDSKKPCPLDSLWAPYDLFRHSPSLFNDS, via the coding sequence ATGTCACCGACACTCACGCGCTACCTCGCGTTTTTCATCTTCTCCGCCGCACTTTTTTCATTTTCCTCCGCCGAACTCCTCCAGTTATTCCGTGAAGCACCAGCATTCCGCAACGGTAGAGAATGTCCACCAAGCGAAACATCCTCCGTCATCCACATTGCAATGACACTCGACGCTACCTACCTCCGTGGCTCCATCGCCGGAGTCTTCTCCGTTCTTCAACACGCTTCATGTCCAGAAAACGTAGTTTTCCACTTCGTCACAACCACGCACCGTCGCCGACAAGAGCTTCGTCGTATAATCATTTCAACGTTCCCGTATCTGAATTTCCACATCTATCACTTCGATTCAAATCTTGTTAGAGGAAAGATCTCGTACTCGATTCGCCGCGCGCTTGATCAGCCACTCAATTACGCGCGTATGTACCTCGCCGATCTTGTTCCGGCGACCGCTCAGCGAATTATTTACTTCGATTCAGACCTAATCGTCGTTGACGACGTGGCGAAACTTTGGAGTATCGATTTAGGAGATCACGTGCTTGGCGCACCGGAGTATTGTCACGCGAACTTCACTAACTACTTCACTCACCGGTTCTGGTCGAATCCTACTTATGCGGCGTCGTTTAAAGGACGCGATGCATGTTACTTTAACACTGGTGTAATGGTGATTGATCTATGGAAATGGCGTGAAGGAAGATACACTGAGAAGCTTGAAAACTGGATGCGGATCCAGAAACGGAGTCGGATCTATGAACTTGGATCTCTTCCGCCGTTTCTTTTGGTGTTTGCAGGTAATGTGGAGAGAGTGGAGCATAGGTGGAATCAGCATGGTCTTGGTGGTGATAATGTGGAAGGGCTTTGCCGTGATTTGCATCCCGGTCCGGTCAGTCTTTTGCATTGGAGTGGAAAAGGGAAGCCATGGCTTAGAATTGATTCCAAGAAGCCTTGTCCGTTGGATAGTTTGTGGGCTCCTTATGATCTCTTTCGCCATTCTCCGTCCTTGTTTAATGATTCCTAA